The Victivallis sp. Marseille-Q1083 genome has a window encoding:
- the carA gene encoding glutamine-hydrolyzing carbamoyl-phosphate synthase small subunit, with product MLCSHLERRERRAFLALAGGEIFRGWSFGAPVDRVGELVFNTGMSGYQEIVSDPSYAGQFVTLTAPEIGNYGCNAADMESRSLFLNGLVVHELNEPSNYRSEISLAGLLRNYGVPAIAGVDTRRLTLLLRSRGTQKAFLHVSGAAVSEPEAVEHARAWCGLDRQDYAARVSTEAPYDWNHTGKYRVIVLDYGIKHNILRQLAAHDMQITVMPAATGAREILKARPDGVFLSNGPADPSAVKYAIQAARELIGKVPLMGICLGHQLLGLALGAACGRLKFGHHGCNHPVKNLTTGAVEITSQNHNFALQRESLPGCVELTHLNLNDNTVEGLRHRTEPVFSVQYHPEAAPGPHDSGYLFRQFQQLMEQ from the coding sequence ATGTTGTGCAGTCATCTGGAACGGCGTGAACGCCGTGCATTTCTGGCTCTGGCCGGCGGCGAAATTTTTCGCGGCTGGAGTTTCGGCGCCCCGGTCGACCGGGTCGGAGAACTGGTGTTCAATACCGGCATGTCCGGCTATCAGGAGATCGTTTCCGATCCTTCCTACGCCGGACAGTTCGTCACGCTGACGGCACCGGAGATCGGCAATTACGGCTGCAATGCCGCGGATATGGAGTCGCGCAGTTTATTTCTCAACGGGTTGGTCGTCCATGAACTGAATGAACCGTCCAACTATCGTTCGGAGATTTCCCTGGCCGGGCTGCTGCGGAATTACGGAGTGCCGGCCATCGCCGGCGTGGATACCCGGCGTTTGACGCTGCTGCTCCGCTCCCGCGGCACCCAGAAAGCGTTTCTGCATGTTTCCGGAGCCGCGGTCTCCGAGCCGGAGGCCGTCGAGCACGCCCGCGCCTGGTGCGGACTCGACCGGCAGGATTATGCGGCGCGGGTGTCGACCGAAGCGCCGTATGACTGGAACCATACCGGGAAATACCGGGTCATTGTTCTGGATTATGGAATCAAGCACAACATTTTACGCCAGTTGGCCGCCCATGATATGCAGATTACGGTAATGCCGGCTGCCACCGGTGCCCGCGAAATCCTCAAGGCCCGTCCGGACGGCGTTTTCCTTTCCAACGGTCCGGCCGACCCGTCTGCCGTCAAGTACGCGATTCAGGCGGCGCGGGAATTGATCGGCAAGGTGCCTTTGATGGGGATTTGCCTGGGACATCAACTGCTGGGTCTGGCGTTGGGGGCCGCCTGCGGCCGGCTGAAATTCGGCCACCACGGCTGTAACCATCCGGTGAAGAATTTGACGACCGGCGCGGTAGAGATCACTTCGCAGAATCACAATTTCGCCCTGCAGCGCGAATCGCTGCCGGGATGTGTGGAATTGACCCATTTGAATTTGAACGACAATACTGTCGAAGGGTTGCGTCACCGGACCGAGCCGGTGTTCAGTGTACAATACCATCCGGAAGCGGCGCCGGGGCCGCACGATTCGGGGTATTTGTTTCGACAGTTTCAGCAATTGATGGAGCAGTGA
- a CDS encoding CTP synthase — translation MTKHIFVTGGVVSSLGKGITAASLAFLLKQRGYRVAMQKLDPYLNVDPGTMSPYQHGEVFVTDDGAETDLDLGHYERFAEIDCSRASNYTSGRIYGSVIARERSGGYLGATVQVIPHVTNEIKAAMRSLHAPDIDVAITEIGGTAGDIESLPFLEAARQFIFEAGRGNAIFIHLTLVPYIRAAKELKTKPSQHSVATLRSIGIAPDVLVCRTEVPLEPDHFEKLAMFCNVSADLVIEELDVRHSIYEVPPELAGQQLDVKVLELLRLPAGKLDLTRYNDWLNKVLHRRRHCTIAVVGKYIRHQDAYKSVYEALDHGGIAHDAEVEFRRIEAEELERGNPAELLGECDGILVPGGFGDRGVPGKIVAVEYARTHDIPFLGICLGMQCAVIEFARHVAGLSGANSTEFDPSTPYPVIELLDEQRQVTAKGGTMRLGQFPCQLKNGSRSAGLYRAEAVGERHRHRYEFNPAYRAELENAGLAVAGTSPDDKLVEIVELPALRYFIGCQFHPEFKSRPRQAHPLFAGLIAAAMQYQEEKETCRNGRI, via the coding sequence ATGACAAAACATATTTTCGTCACCGGCGGGGTGGTTTCCAGTCTGGGCAAGGGCATTACCGCCGCCAGCCTGGCTTTTCTGTTGAAACAGCGCGGTTACCGGGTGGCCATGCAGAAACTTGATCCGTATTTGAACGTCGATCCGGGCACGATGAGTCCGTATCAGCACGGTGAGGTATTCGTCACCGACGACGGGGCGGAAACCGATCTGGACTTGGGGCATTATGAACGTTTCGCCGAGATCGATTGTTCGAGGGCGAGCAATTACACTTCCGGCCGGATTTACGGCAGCGTCATCGCCCGGGAACGTTCCGGCGGCTATCTGGGCGCCACGGTCCAGGTGATTCCGCATGTGACCAACGAAATCAAAGCGGCGATGCGGTCGCTGCACGCGCCGGATATCGATGTGGCGATCACCGAAATCGGCGGCACTGCCGGCGATATCGAGTCGTTGCCGTTTCTGGAGGCGGCCCGGCAGTTCATCTTTGAAGCCGGCCGCGGCAATGCGATTTTCATCCATCTGACGCTGGTGCCTTATATTCGGGCGGCCAAGGAGTTGAAGACCAAGCCGTCGCAGCATTCGGTGGCGACGCTGCGCAGCATCGGCATTGCGCCGGATGTGCTGGTCTGCCGGACCGAAGTGCCGTTGGAACCGGATCATTTTGAAAAGTTGGCGATGTTCTGCAATGTTTCCGCCGATCTGGTTATCGAGGAATTGGATGTCAGGCACTCCATCTATGAGGTGCCGCCGGAGTTGGCCGGACAGCAACTGGATGTCAAAGTGCTTGAGTTGCTGCGTTTGCCGGCCGGCAAGCTGGACCTGACTCGATACAACGATTGGCTGAATAAAGTTTTGCACCGCCGCCGGCATTGCACGATAGCCGTGGTCGGCAAATACATCAGACACCAGGATGCTTATAAAAGCGTTTACGAGGCGCTGGACCACGGCGGCATCGCCCATGATGCGGAGGTGGAGTTCCGCCGGATTGAAGCGGAGGAGCTGGAACGGGGCAACCCGGCGGAGTTGCTGGGGGAGTGCGACGGTATTCTGGTTCCCGGCGGCTTCGGCGACCGCGGCGTGCCGGGCAAAATCGTCGCGGTGGAATATGCCAGAACCCACGACATCCCGTTTCTGGGAATCTGTCTGGGCATGCAGTGCGCAGTCATCGAATTCGCCCGGCATGTGGCCGGCCTGAGCGGCGCGAACAGTACCGAATTCGACCCGTCCACGCCATATCCGGTCATCGAACTGCTCGATGAACAGCGCCAGGTGACCGCCAAAGGCGGCACCATGCGGCTGGGACAATTTCCCTGCCAGTTGAAAAATGGCAGCCGGAGTGCCGGTTTGTATCGGGCGGAAGCCGTCGGAGAACGGCATCGGCATCGTTATGAATTCAACCCGGCCTACCGGGCCGAACTGGAAAATGCCGGACTGGCGGTCGCCGGAACTTCGCCGGATGACAAACTGGTCGAGATCGTCGAATTGCCCGCGTTGCGTTACTTCATCGGCTGCCAGTTTCATCCGGAATTCAAATCGCGGCCGCGTCAGGCGCATCCGCTGTTCGCCGGATTGATCGCTGCGGCAATGCAATATCAGGAGGAGAAGGAAACATGCCGAAACGGACGGATTTGA
- the carB gene encoding carbamoyl-phosphate synthase large subunit, translated as MPKRTDLRKIMLIGSGPIVIGQGCEFDYSGVQACKVLKKEGFEVILVNSNPATIMTDPEFADRTYIEPLNCDILHEIIRRERPDALLPTLGGQTALNLAMELHDRGILKRYQIELIGADAEAIKRAEDRQLFKQTMQGIGLELPRSGAAHSLQEALAIAETIGSWPLIIRPGFTLGGTGGGIALCRDEFIEIVNRGLAASLNTEVLIEESLLGWKEFELEVMCDRRGNAVIVCSIENLDPMGVHTGDSITVAPIQTLTDVEYQLMRDRSLQVMKAIGIATGGSNVQWAVNPVDGRQIIIEMNPRVSRSSALASKATGFPIAKIAALLAVGYSLDELLNDITGETPCCFEPALDYIVTKIPRFTFEKFPKADNTLGTQMKSVGEAMAIGRSFKQSFQKALRSLETGRAGFGADGKDRVHEQLDDESLAAALRKPHAERIFAVHAALKRQWSIEAIFELTRIDRYFLRHLAELVELENELGSVGSLARLQQDVALFRQAKQFGYSDRQLAWLLHSDEVAVRAARKALKLEPTYSLVDTCAGEFEAQTTYYYSTYGEYSEPVKPRGSRKSIMILGGGPNRIGQGIEFDYCCVHAAFALREAGCESIMVNSNPETVSTDYDTSDKLYFEPLTLEDVMQVYEREQCDGVIVQFGGQTPLNLAQQLKAAGANVIGTSPDDIDAAEDRDFFQQLVTRLGIRQPEHGIAESVDEAIAIAGQIGYPVLVRPSFVLGGRGMVIVYREKYLRKFVEEATMVSPGKPILIDRFLEDATELDVDCISDGKTTVIGAIMEHVEPAGIHSGDSASVIPPMTLSQPVLDKIHRYAYDLARELRVCGLMNIQFAVKSDEIYIIEVNPRASRTVPFVSKAVGVPLARLATRCMIGESLESLGLIKEVQIPYTVVKEAVFPFVKFPGVDIVLSPEMKSTGEVMGIDQDRGLAYLKSQLAAGNALPTSGSIFISLRDEDKAPAVELVRELTRLGFKIYATRGTSTMLYDAGIPARAVFRISRGRPNLLDLVEAGKIQWIITSAESGAEAMVDEIQMRSQAVIHGIPITTTLAGMAAAVEGIRDQLDFGRLEVCSLQEYHRHVEHGALS; from the coding sequence ATGCCGAAACGGACGGATTTGAGGAAAATTATGCTGATCGGCTCCGGGCCGATCGTCATCGGGCAGGGCTGCGAGTTCGATTATTCGGGCGTACAGGCCTGCAAAGTATTGAAAAAGGAGGGCTTCGAAGTCATTCTGGTCAACAGCAATCCGGCGACGATCATGACCGATCCGGAATTTGCCGACCGTACCTACATCGAACCGCTGAACTGCGATATCCTGCATGAGATCATCCGGCGGGAACGACCGGACGCGCTGTTGCCGACGCTGGGCGGCCAGACGGCGTTGAACCTGGCGATGGAATTGCACGATCGCGGCATTTTGAAGCGGTATCAGATCGAATTGATCGGCGCTGATGCCGAGGCGATCAAACGGGCGGAAGACCGCCAGTTGTTCAAGCAGACGATGCAGGGCATCGGCCTGGAACTGCCGCGTTCCGGCGCCGCGCATTCGCTGCAGGAAGCGCTGGCGATTGCCGAAACGATCGGCAGTTGGCCGCTGATCATCCGGCCAGGCTTTACGCTTGGCGGCACCGGCGGCGGCATCGCCCTCTGCCGAGACGAGTTCATCGAAATTGTCAACCGCGGTCTGGCGGCCAGTTTGAACACCGAAGTGTTGATCGAAGAATCGCTGCTCGGCTGGAAGGAATTCGAGCTGGAAGTGATGTGCGACCGCCGCGGCAATGCGGTGATCGTCTGCTCGATCGAAAACCTTGATCCGATGGGCGTTCATACCGGCGACTCGATTACGGTGGCGCCGATTCAAACCCTGACCGATGTCGAATACCAGTTGATGCGGGATCGCAGCTTGCAGGTGATGAAGGCGATCGGCATCGCCACCGGCGGTTCGAATGTCCAATGGGCGGTCAATCCGGTCGATGGCCGTCAGATCATCATCGAGATGAATCCGCGGGTGTCGCGTTCTTCGGCGCTGGCCAGCAAAGCGACCGGTTTTCCGATCGCGAAAATTGCCGCACTGCTGGCGGTCGGATATTCGCTGGATGAATTGCTGAACGATATTACCGGGGAAACTCCCTGTTGTTTCGAACCGGCTCTGGACTACATCGTCACCAAAATTCCCCGCTTTACTTTCGAGAAGTTTCCGAAAGCTGACAATACGCTGGGGACGCAGATGAAATCGGTCGGCGAAGCGATGGCGATCGGCCGTTCGTTCAAGCAGTCGTTTCAGAAGGCGCTGCGTTCGCTGGAAACCGGCCGGGCCGGCTTCGGCGCCGACGGCAAGGACCGGGTTCACGAGCAGTTGGACGATGAAAGTTTGGCGGCGGCGTTGCGCAAACCGCATGCCGAGCGGATTTTTGCCGTGCATGCCGCCTTGAAACGGCAATGGTCGATCGAGGCGATTTTCGAGTTGACCCGGATCGACCGTTATTTCCTGCGGCATCTGGCCGAGCTGGTGGAGCTGGAAAACGAACTTGGTTCGGTCGGTTCACTGGCCCGTTTGCAGCAGGATGTGGCGCTGTTCCGGCAGGCCAAGCAGTTCGGTTATTCCGACCGGCAGTTGGCCTGGCTGCTGCATTCCGACGAAGTGGCGGTCCGGGCGGCGCGCAAAGCATTGAAGCTGGAACCGACCTATTCGCTGGTCGACACTTGCGCCGGAGAGTTCGAAGCGCAGACCACTTATTACTACTCCACTTACGGAGAATATTCCGAGCCGGTGAAGCCGCGCGGCAGCCGCAAATCAATCATGATTCTCGGCGGCGGTCCGAACCGGATCGGGCAGGGCATCGAATTTGACTATTGTTGCGTACATGCCGCCTTCGCACTGCGGGAAGCGGGGTGCGAAAGCATCATGGTCAACAGCAATCCGGAGACGGTGTCGACCGACTACGATACCAGCGATAAGCTTTACTTCGAACCGTTGACGTTGGAAGACGTCATGCAGGTATATGAACGGGAACAGTGCGATGGCGTCATCGTCCAGTTCGGCGGCCAGACGCCGTTGAATCTGGCCCAGCAGTTGAAAGCCGCCGGCGCCAACGTCATCGGCACCAGTCCGGACGATATCGACGCGGCCGAAGACCGGGATTTCTTTCAACAATTGGTGACCCGGCTGGGAATCCGGCAACCGGAACACGGCATCGCCGAGAGCGTCGACGAGGCGATCGCCATCGCCGGCCAAATCGGTTATCCGGTGCTGGTGCGTCCTTCCTTCGTGCTGGGCGGGCGCGGCATGGTCATCGTTTACCGTGAAAAATATCTGCGAAAATTTGTCGAAGAGGCAACCATGGTATCGCCGGGGAAACCGATTTTGATCGACCGGTTTCTGGAGGACGCCACCGAACTCGATGTCGATTGCATTTCCGACGGCAAAACGACGGTCATCGGCGCGATTATGGAACATGTGGAACCGGCCGGCATCCATTCCGGCGATTCGGCCAGCGTCATTCCGCCGATGACATTGTCGCAGCCGGTGCTGGACAAAATTCACCGCTATGCCTACGATCTGGCCCGGGAACTGCGGGTCTGCGGCTTGATGAACATCCAGTTTGCCGTCAAAAGCGACGAAATCTACATCATTGAGGTCAATCCGCGCGCTTCCCGTACGGTACCGTTCGTCAGCAAAGCGGTCGGGGTGCCGCTGGCCCGTCTGGCGACGCGCTGCATGATCGGCGAAAGCCTGGAATCGCTCGGTCTGATCAAAGAAGTCCAAATTCCTTATACGGTAGTCAAAGAGGCGGTATTTCCGTTCGTCAAGTTCCCGGGCGTGGATATCGTCCTGAGTCCGGAGATGAAGTCGACCGGGGAAGTGATGGGCATCGACCAGGATCGCGGCCTGGCGTATCTGAAGTCACAGCTGGCGGCGGGAAATGCGCTGCCGACCAGCGGCAGCATCTTCATCTCCCTGCGTGACGAAGATAAAGCGCCGGCGGTGGAACTGGTGCGGGAGCTGACCCGGCTCGGCTTCAAAATCTATGCGACGCGCGGTACTTCGACGATGCTCTACGACGCCGGAATTCCGGCCCGGGCCGTTTTCCGGATTTCCCGTGGCCGGCCCAACCTGCTGGATCTGGTCGAGGCCGGTAAAATTCAGTGGATCATCACCTCGGCGGAAAGCGGCGCCGAAGCGATGGTCGATGAAATCCAGATGCGTTCCCAGGCGGTGATCCACGGCATTCCGATTACGACGACGCTGGCCGGCATGGCTGCGGCGGTGGAAGGCATCCGCGATCAACTCGATTTCGGCCGGCTCGAAGTCTGCAGCTTGCAGGAATACCACCGGCACGTCGAGCATGGAGCCCTGTCTTGA
- a CDS encoding DUF3089 domain-containing protein: MKLFRYFVVLLFFTVSFSGELALPPARAAATGEIAAVDYSDPANWVRLPEPDQELLPVDIFYVYPTVVADREQPLMHFDDKKLRRKTGDITDQQTGIFAGLGNVYAPYCRQLEFYRAMEALQLEKPDYCAMAVGAEDVRQAFLYYLAHYNEGRPFILLGHSQGAMDLLMLMEREFQRPELQDKLIAAYLIGVAITPEELKAFPHLTAAAAATDTGVIVSYNTVAPDAAPSPFEKPAAVCINPLNWRTDGTPAAAEENLGAVFFDGHNKVTAVVPEFCGAAVDPERGVLLVELAEPDQYDARIMGHGIYHMNDLYFFYRNLAANAAERIKSYRARSRTAAERQ, from the coding sequence ATGAAATTGTTCCGTTATTTTGTCGTTCTATTATTCTTCACCGTCTCATTTTCCGGCGAGTTGGCCCTTCCGCCGGCACGGGCGGCAGCAACCGGTGAAATTGCGGCAGTCGATTACAGCGATCCTGCCAACTGGGTCCGGCTTCCGGAGCCGGACCAGGAGCTGCTGCCGGTCGATATTTTCTATGTCTATCCGACCGTCGTCGCCGATCGGGAGCAGCCACTGATGCATTTCGACGACAAAAAATTACGCCGGAAGACCGGAGACATCACCGATCAGCAAACCGGGATCTTCGCCGGGCTGGGCAATGTTTACGCCCCATACTGCCGCCAACTGGAATTTTACCGGGCGATGGAAGCGCTGCAACTGGAAAAACCGGATTACTGCGCCATGGCGGTCGGCGCCGAAGATGTCCGCCAGGCGTTTCTGTACTACCTGGCTCATTACAATGAAGGCCGTCCCTTCATTTTATTGGGGCACAGCCAGGGGGCCATGGATCTCCTGATGCTGATGGAGCGGGAATTTCAACGGCCGGAGTTGCAGGACAAGTTGATTGCCGCCTACCTGATCGGCGTGGCAATCACCCCGGAAGAGTTGAAAGCATTTCCGCATTTGACGGCGGCAGCGGCGGCGACGGACACCGGCGTGATTGTTTCCTACAACACCGTCGCACCCGACGCCGCGCCGTCGCCATTCGAAAAACCGGCAGCCGTCTGCATCAACCCGCTCAACTGGCGGACGGACGGCACTCCGGCAGCCGCCGAAGAAAACCTGGGCGCGGTATTCTTCGACGGTCATAACAAGGTGACCGCCGTCGTGCCGGAATTCTGCGGTGCCGCCGTCGATCCCGAACGCGGCGTCCTGCTCGTCGAATTGGCCGAACCGGACCAATACGACGCCAGAATCATGGGCCACGGCATTTATCATATGAACGATCTTTATTTCTTTTACCGCAACCTGGCCGCCAACGCGGCGGAACGGATCAAAAGTTACCGGGCCCGCTCCCGGACCGCCGCCGAACGGCAATGA